One Brassica napus cultivar Da-Ae chromosome C2, Da-Ae, whole genome shotgun sequence DNA window includes the following coding sequences:
- the LOC106418390 gene encoding 60S ribosomal protein L3-1-like isoform X3 produces MGYKAGMTHIVRDVEKPGSKLHKKETCEAVTIIETPAMVVVGVVAYVKTPRGLRSLNTVWAQHLSEEVRRRFYKNWAKSKKKAFTGYAKQYETEEGKKSLRSQLEKMKKYGTVIRVLAHTQIRKMKGLKQKKSHLMEIQINGGSIADKVDFAYSFFEKQIPIDAVFQKDEMIDVIGVTKGKGYEGVVTRWGVTRLPRKTHRGLRKVACIGAWHPARVSYTVARAGQNGYHHRTELNKKIYRLGKVGQETHTAMTEYDRTEKDVTPMGGFAHYGVVKDDYLMIKGCCMGPKKRVVTLRQSLLTQTSRLAMEQINLKFIDTSSKMGHGKFQTTQEKNKFYGRAATKA; encoded by the exons AGCTTCACAAGAAGGAGACATGTGAGGCTGTTACCATCATTGAGACACCGGCTATGGTTGTTGTTGGAGTTGTTGCCTACGTCAAGACTCCCCGTGGCCTGAGGTCTTTGAACACTGTCTGGGCACAGCACTTGAGTGAAGAGGTCAGGAGAAGGTTCTACAAGAACTGGGCAAAGTCCAAGAAGAAGGCTTTCACCGGGTACGCCAAGCAGTATGAAACtgaagaaggcaagaagagCCTCCGGTCTCAGcttgagaagatgaagaaatacGGAACTGTCATCCGTGTTCTGGCCCACACTCAA ATCAGGAAGATGAAAGGATTGAAGCAGAAGAAATCACACCTGATGGAGATCCAGATCAACGGTGGTTCCATTGCCGACAAGGTCGACTTCGCCTACAGTTTCTTTGAGAAGCAGATCCCAATCGATGCTGTATTCCAGAAGGATGAGATGATTGATGTGATCGGTGTGACCAAGGGTAAAGGTTACGAAGGTGTAGTTACCCGTTGGGGCGTGACAAGGCTTCCACGTAAGACTCACAGGGGTCTACGTAAGGTTGCTTGTATTGGTGCGTGGCATCCAGCTAGAGTCTCTTACACCGTAGCCAGAGCTGGTCAGAACGGTTACCATCACCGTACCGAGCTGAACAAGAAGATTTACAGGTTGGGCAAGGTTGGTCAAGAGACGCACACAGCCATGACTGAATACGACAG GACTGAGAAAGATGTGACCCCGATGGGAGGATTTGCACACTATGGTGTGGTGAAGGATGACTACTTGATGATTAAGGGATGCTGCATGGGTCCAAAGAAGAGGGTTGTGACCCTGAGACAGTCACTGCTTACTCAGACTTCCCGTCTTGCCATGGAGCAGATCAATCTCAAGTTCATCGACACTTCCTCAAAGATGGGTCATGGTAAATTCCAGACGACCCAGGAGAAGAACAAGTTTTACGGCCGTGCCGCTACCAAGGCTTAA